A stretch of the Kushneria konosiri genome encodes the following:
- the leuC gene encoding 3-isopropylmalate dehydratase large subunit, which produces MAGQTLYDKLWASHLVSSRDDGTSLIYIDRHLLHEVTSPQAFEGLRLANRRPWRIDANIATADHNVPTSLKERSAGIKGIEDNVSRIQVQTLDDNTTSFGIETFGINDVRQGIVHIIGPEQGATLPGMTVVCGDSHTATHGAFGALAHGIGTSEVEHVLATQCLIQRKMKNMQVRVEGRLGPHVTAKDIVLAIIGRIGTAGGTGCAIEFAGSAIRDLSMEGRMTICNMAIEAGARVGLVAVDDTTINYVKGRPFAPTPEQWDAAVENWRSLVSDDDAVFDKVVTLDAAAIEPQVSWGTSPEMVVGVHDCVPDPAQAVDETSRRGIARALEYMGLHAGQKITDIQLDRVFIGSCTNARIEDLRAAAAVVKGCQVAGTLKQAMVVPGSGLVKRQAEQEGLDQVFIDAGFEWRAAGCSMCLAMNADKLGAGEHCASTSNRNFEGRQGYGGRTHLVSPAMAAAAAVAGHFVDVREFVDTPVPTRRAASL; this is translated from the coding sequence ATGGCAGGACAGACGCTTTATGACAAGCTCTGGGCATCGCATCTGGTATCCAGCCGCGATGACGGCACTTCACTGATCTATATCGATCGTCACCTGCTTCATGAGGTGACCTCGCCACAGGCCTTTGAAGGGCTGCGCCTGGCCAACCGTCGCCCCTGGCGCATCGATGCCAATATCGCCACGGCTGATCACAATGTGCCCACCTCTCTCAAGGAGCGCAGCGCCGGGATCAAGGGCATCGAGGACAATGTCTCGCGCATTCAGGTCCAGACGCTGGATGACAACACCACAAGCTTTGGCATCGAGACCTTTGGTATCAACGATGTCCGTCAGGGCATCGTACACATTATCGGTCCGGAGCAGGGCGCGACCCTGCCGGGCATGACCGTGGTGTGCGGCGACTCTCATACCGCGACCCACGGCGCCTTTGGAGCGCTGGCGCACGGCATCGGCACCTCCGAAGTCGAGCACGTACTGGCCACGCAGTGTCTGATCCAGCGCAAGATGAAGAACATGCAGGTACGTGTGGAAGGCCGTCTTGGCCCGCACGTCACGGCCAAGGACATCGTGCTGGCCATCATCGGCAGGATCGGTACCGCCGGTGGTACCGGCTGTGCCATCGAATTTGCCGGCAGCGCGATCCGGGATCTGTCCATGGAAGGTCGTATGACGATCTGCAACATGGCCATCGAGGCGGGGGCTCGCGTCGGGCTGGTGGCAGTCGATGACACAACCATCAACTACGTCAAGGGCCGGCCCTTTGCACCGACGCCCGAACAGTGGGACGCGGCCGTCGAGAACTGGCGTTCGCTGGTCTCCGACGATGACGCCGTCTTTGACAAGGTCGTCACGCTGGACGCCGCCGCCATCGAGCCACAGGTCAGCTGGGGGACCAGTCCTGAAATGGTCGTGGGGGTTCATGACTGCGTGCCTGACCCTGCGCAGGCTGTTGACGAGACCTCGCGTCGTGGCATTGCTCGTGCGCTGGAATACATGGGGCTGCACGCCGGTCAGAAAATCACCGACATTCAGCTCGACCGCGTGTTCATCGGGTCATGCACCAATGCGCGCATCGAGGATCTTCGCGCGGCCGCCGCCGTGGTCAAGGGGTGCCAGGTGGCCGGTACCCTCAAGCAGGCGATGGTGGTACCGGGTTCTGGCCTTGTGAAGCGTCAGGCCGAGCAGGAAGGGCTGGATCAGGTGTTTATCGACGCCGGTTTTGAATGGCGTGCAGCGGGCTGTTCGATGTGTCTGGCCATGAACGCCGACAAGCTCGGTGCCGGCGAGCACTGCGCCTCGACCTCAAACCGGAATTTCGAGGGGCGTCAGGGCTATGGCGGGCGAACGCATCTGGTCAGTCCGGCGATGGCGGCTGCCGCTGCCGTGGCCGGTCATTTTGTCGATGTCCGCGAGTTCGTCGATACGCCCGTACCCACCCGGCGCGCTGCCAGTCTCTAA